A DNA window from Coffea arabica cultivar ET-39 chromosome 6c, Coffea Arabica ET-39 HiFi, whole genome shotgun sequence contains the following coding sequences:
- the LOC113691451 gene encoding mitochondrial outer membrane import complex protein METAXIN isoform X3, translating into MEEVKNGEKLTLVTRKPCFGLPTACPTCLPVYIYLRFAQLPFDVEYNLIYPDSDQIPYVEFGSHVVYNNEKGGVIQSLKDEQTVDLDSDVSGIPEWVSTKAMVESWLAEAVMYELWVGSDGSSAQKIYYSDLPWPIGKCLYFKQIHMVKQLLGITKGNAERREEEIYRRATTAYNALSTRLGEQSFFFENRPTSLDAIFLGHALFTLHALPETSVLRSKLLDHANLVRYAENLKAEFVDADSSSSSASPSQSDPSSSVPKRGPSNWSKS; encoded by the exons ATGGAAGAAGTGAAGAACGGAGAAAAGCTAACGCTAGTGACACGGAAGCCCTGTTTCGGACTACCCACCGCATGCCCGACTTGTTTACCCGTTTATATTTATCTCAGATTCGCTCAACTCCCTTTTGATGTGGAATACAATCTCATCTATCCTGATTCTG ATCAAATACCTTACGTTGAATTCGGTAGTCACGTGGTCTATAACAATGAAAAAGGTGGAGTTATCCAGAGTTTAAAGGATGAGCAAACTGTTGATTTGGACTCCGATGTCTCTGGTATCCCTGAATGGGTATCAACAAAAGCAATGGTGGAATCATGGCTTGCTGAAGCTGTCATGTATGAGCTTTGGGTCGGGTCTGATGGAAGTTCAGCACAGAAGATATATTATTCTGATCTCCCGTGGCCTATAGGAAAGTGTTTATACTTTAAGCAAATTCATATGGTGAAACAACTACTTGGAATAACTAAAGGGAATGCTGAGAGAAGGGAAGAGGAG ATCTATAGGAGAGCTACGACTGCTTATAATGCTTTGTCAACTAGGTTAGGTGAACAATCTTTTTTCTTTGAGAACAG GCCTACAAGTCTGGATGCCATATTTCTTGGTCATGCGCTTTTCACACTTCATGCGTTACCT GAGACGTCAGTACTGCGAAGTAAGCTTTTGGATCATGCTAATCTTGTTAGATATGCAGAAAATCTTAAAGCGGAGTTTGTAGATGCTgattcttcttcatcttctgcCTCGCCATCTCAGTCTGATCCCTCCTCCTCAGTGCCTAAGAGAggtccttcaaattggagtAAGTCTTAG
- the LOC113693348 gene encoding uncharacterized protein, whose amino-acid sequence MYKNVEVQLGQIANAVNNRNQGNLPNKIEVNPREHVKAITLRSGKEVGEPPVVESERECERRENKQLSELGEDSKKIKGKEKIPSYAKFLKDIMTKKRKLVDNETITLTEECSVIIQNKLPPKLKDPGSFTVPCTIGNVEFSKALCDLGMSVSLIPLTAARQLGLKELKRTSISLQLADRSIRHLIGILENVLIKV is encoded by the exons ATGTACAAGAATGTTGAGGTCCAATTAGGCCAAATAGCAAATGCAGTTAATAATCGCAACCAAGGGAATTTACCTAATAAGATTGAGGTGAACCCAAGGGAGCATGTGAAGGCTATTACCCTCCGTAGTGGTAAGGAAGTAGGTGAGCCGCCTGTAGTTGAAAGTGAGAGAGAATgtgaaagaagagaaaacaaacaGTTGAGTGAGTTAGGAGAGGATAGTAAGAAAattaaagggaaagaaaag attccttCATATGCAAAATTTCTCAAGGATATAATgactaaaaaaaggaaattagTAGATAATGAGACAATTACATTAACGGAAGAATGTAGTGTCATTATACAAAATAAATTGCCACCAAAGTTGAAAGATCCAGGGAGTTTCACAGTTCCTTGCACTATTGGTAATGTTGAATTCTCTAAAGCACTTTGTGACCTTGGTATGAGTGTTTCATTGATACCTTTAACTGCGGCTAGGCAATTGGGGTTGAAAGAGTTAAAACGTACTAGCATTTCCTTGCAATTGGCTGACAGATCTATTAGACATCTAATAGGCATATTGGAGAATGTGCTCATTaaagtataa